The following are encoded together in the Citrobacter arsenatis genome:
- a CDS encoding cobalt-precorrin-4 methyltransferase: protein MSEIFDPRSVWFVGAGPGDRELITLKGYRLLQQAQVVIYAGSLINTELLEYCPAGAECHDSAELHLEQILDLMEAGVKAGKTVVRLQTGDVSLYGSVREQGEELTKRGIDWQVVPGVSAFLGAAAELGVEYTVPEVSQSLIITRLEGRTPVPEREQLESFASHQTSMAIYLSVQRIHRVAERLIEGGYPATTPVAVIYKATWPESQTVRGTLADIGDKVRDAGIRKTALILVGNFLGSEYHYSKLYAADFSHEYRKA, encoded by the coding sequence ATGTCTGAGATTTTTGATCCCCGTAGCGTGTGGTTTGTTGGCGCAGGTCCAGGCGATCGCGAGCTGATTACCCTCAAAGGTTACCGGTTGCTACAGCAGGCGCAGGTTGTTATTTACGCCGGATCGCTGATTAACACTGAACTACTGGAATATTGCCCTGCCGGCGCTGAATGTCACGACAGCGCTGAACTGCATCTGGAACAGATCCTCGATCTGATGGAGGCCGGAGTGAAAGCGGGTAAGACCGTTGTCCGTCTGCAAACCGGCGATGTTTCGCTGTACGGGTCCGTGCGTGAACAGGGCGAGGAACTGACCAAACGCGGGATCGACTGGCAGGTGGTGCCTGGCGTCAGCGCATTCCTCGGTGCGGCGGCAGAACTCGGCGTGGAGTACACCGTACCTGAAGTCTCACAAAGCCTGATCATTACCCGCCTGGAAGGGCGCACACCGGTCCCCGAGCGCGAACAGCTGGAGTCCTTTGCCAGTCACCAGACATCTATGGCGATTTATCTGTCCGTCCAGCGTATTCATCGGGTAGCCGAGCGTTTAATTGAAGGCGGGTATCCGGCGACCACGCCAGTGGCGGTGATCTACAAAGCAACCTGGCCGGAAAGCCAGACCGTGCGTGGGACCCTGGCGGATATTGGCGACAAGGTTCGCGATGCGGGCATCCGTAAAACGGCCCTTATTTTGGTCGGTAATTTCCTGGGCTCGGAGTATCACTACTCCAAACTCTATGCGGCGGACTTTAGCCATGAATACCGTAAAGCCTGA
- a CDS encoding decarboxylating cobalt-precorrin-6B (C(15))-methyltransferase, with the protein MKDELFLRGEKVPMTKEAVRALALSKLELHRASHLIDIGAGTGSVSIEAALQYPGLHVTAIERNPAALRLLDENRQHFACANIDIFPGVAPMTIAEKADAIFMGGSGGHLTDLIDWSMRQLHPAGRLVMTFILQENLNTALAHLDHLGVQGVDCLQLQVSSLTPLGNGHYFKPNNPVFVIACQKEGNHV; encoded by the coding sequence ATGAAAGATGAGCTGTTTCTGCGTGGAGAGAAAGTGCCGATGACCAAAGAAGCGGTACGCGCACTTGCCCTCTCAAAACTTGAATTACACCGCGCCAGTCACCTGATTGATATTGGTGCCGGAACCGGCAGCGTGTCGATAGAAGCGGCGTTGCAATATCCTGGATTGCACGTGACGGCAATCGAGCGTAACCCGGCAGCGCTCAGATTGCTGGATGAAAACCGCCAGCATTTTGCCTGCGCAAACATCGACATTTTTCCAGGCGTTGCGCCAATGACTATCGCGGAAAAAGCCGATGCCATTTTTATGGGCGGCAGCGGCGGCCATTTGACCGACCTGATTGACTGGTCAATGCGTCAATTGCATCCCGCAGGGCGACTGGTGATGACGTTTATCCTCCAGGAAAACCTCAACACGGCGCTGGCACATCTGGACCATCTTGGCGTACAGGGAGTGGATTGCCTGCAGCTACAGGTTTCTTCGCTTACCCCGCTTGGCAATGGTCACTATTTTAAACCGAATAACCCCGTATTTGTTATCGCCTGTCAGAAGGAAGGAAACCATGTCTGA
- the cbiG gene encoding cobalt-precorrin 5A hydrolase, with protein sequence MNTVKPESIALFCLTPGGVVLAKRLAAMLPVTCFTSEKLLEEGFIAFENGFANTAREAFANYSALIFIGATGIAVRVLAPLVNDKFCDPAVVVIDERAQHVISLLSGHAGGANALARYLAGMLGADPVITTATDVNDMAALDTLAFQLNARMSDFRSAVKIVNQMLVSNKRVGLWWDDELTQDVSHCDRRGFITVTDLNQLPELDALVCITLRTNLPDLPVPHWKLVPQRVVAGIGCRRDTPFPLLAALLARQLEAQQLDPLALKAIGSITLKKDEQGLIQLASCCRVPFETFTADALREHEHRFPASSFVRKTVGTGSVSGPAAWLLSHGKLLGETLREQGVTITLGVSH encoded by the coding sequence ATGAATACCGTAAAGCCTGAATCCATTGCGCTTTTTTGCCTGACCCCCGGCGGCGTCGTGCTGGCGAAACGTCTGGCGGCCATGCTACCGGTCACCTGTTTTACCAGTGAAAAGCTGCTGGAAGAGGGGTTTATTGCTTTCGAAAACGGCTTTGCGAATACCGCCCGCGAAGCGTTTGCGAATTACTCTGCGCTGATTTTTATCGGGGCGACCGGCATTGCGGTGCGCGTGCTGGCCCCGTTGGTTAACGACAAATTTTGCGATCCGGCGGTGGTGGTCATTGATGAACGAGCCCAGCATGTCATCAGCCTGCTCTCCGGTCACGCAGGGGGCGCCAATGCGCTGGCGCGTTATCTGGCGGGCATGCTGGGCGCCGACCCGGTTATCACCACGGCGACGGATGTGAACGATATGGCGGCACTGGATACGCTGGCGTTTCAACTGAATGCCCGGATGAGTGATTTCCGTTCGGCGGTGAAGATTGTGAATCAGATGCTGGTCAGCAATAAGCGAGTCGGGCTGTGGTGGGATGACGAACTTACGCAGGATGTCAGCCATTGTGACCGACGCGGTTTTATCACGGTAACCGACCTCAATCAGCTTCCGGAACTGGATGCGCTGGTGTGCATCACCTTACGTACCAATTTACCCGATCTGCCTGTTCCTCACTGGAAGCTGGTGCCACAGCGGGTTGTGGCCGGAATTGGTTGTCGTCGTGACACGCCGTTCCCGCTGTTGGCCGCGCTGCTTGCCCGACAACTCGAAGCCCAGCAGCTCGACCCACTGGCGTTAAAAGCGATTGGCAGTATCACGCTGAAAAAAGATGAACAGGGACTTATCCAACTGGCTTCGTGCTGTCGCGTTCCTTTCGAAACTTTTACCGCTGACGCGCTGCGTGAGCATGAGCACCGTTTTCCGGCCTCATCGTTTGTTCGCAAAACGGTGGGTACAGGAAGCGTTTCCGGTCCTGCAGCCTGGCTGTTGAGCCACGGAAAACTGTTAGGCGAGACCCTGCGAGAACAGGGCGTCACTATCACTTTGGGAGTTTCACACTGA
- a CDS encoding cobalt-precorrin-7 (C(5))-methyltransferase encodes MLTVVGMGPAGLHLMTPAAREAVAKADVLVGGKRHLQQFPDFTGEQFALGANIPELLNWIRARQEQSIVVLASGDPLFYGIGTRMVAHFGIENVRIIPGISAVQYLCAQSGIDMNDMWLTSSHGRSVCFDELARHNKVAMVTDTLCGPREIAQQLIARGKGYRWMVIGENLAMENERIHFLPVSEVNADYDMNAVVILDER; translated from the coding sequence ATGTTAACCGTTGTAGGGATGGGACCCGCCGGTTTGCATTTGATGACGCCTGCGGCGCGTGAAGCGGTCGCAAAGGCTGATGTTCTGGTCGGTGGAAAGCGTCATTTGCAGCAATTCCCGGATTTTACCGGTGAACAGTTTGCGCTCGGTGCCAACATCCCGGAACTCCTGAACTGGATCCGCGCACGCCAGGAACAAAGCATTGTGGTACTGGCGTCTGGCGATCCGCTGTTTTACGGCATCGGGACGCGCATGGTGGCGCATTTTGGTATTGAGAATGTGCGCATTATTCCCGGCATTAGCGCGGTGCAGTACCTGTGTGCGCAGTCCGGTATTGATATGAACGATATGTGGCTGACCAGTAGCCATGGTCGTAGCGTCTGTTTCGATGAACTGGCGCGACATAACAAGGTGGCGATGGTGACGGATACGCTGTGCGGCCCGCGGGAAATCGCGCAACAGCTTATCGCACGAGGCAAAGGGTATCGCTGGATGGTGATTGGCGAAAACCTGGCGATGGAAAACGAACGGATCCATTTCCTGCCTGTGAGTGAAGTTAACGCCGACTATGACATGAATGCAGTGGTGATCCTCGATGAAAGATGA